The following nucleotide sequence is from Chloracidobacterium validum.
AAAAACGCCAGTCCCAGGCCTGCGCTCCACAACCGCCGATCCCGCCAGTCAACGACCAGCGGCAGACTGTCGAATGAATAGTCCACTTGCAGGGGAAACGGCCAGAGGTGCATCCCAACGTACTTCATCAGCAGCACCACCCCGGTTGCCCAGCGTTCGAGGAGTCCGGCGTAAGCCAGTGGGTTCATTGGAAAGTCAATCGGCGCGAGTGGAACGCCTGATTGAATCCGCTGGTGACAGAACCAGAACCCCAAGCTGGCCAGACCACAGGCCACGCCGGTTCGCCAACCGGCGGCAACCAGCGCGCGCTGCCAAGGTACGGATGCTGTTTGGCCGTTTGCCCAGAGTATGAGCAGCCACAGGGGAAAAAACAGCACGGCCGATTCCTTGGCCAGCCAACCAACGAGCAGACACAGCCCGGCCCCGGCCGCGAGTAACCAGCGCTGCCCACCGGCGGTCGCGTCGGTCAGCGCCAACTTCGCTTCGGCAAGGGCAAACGCCAGCGCGCCGAGCGCGCCGAGCGCGGCCAGCAACTCCGCGCGTCCGACCAGCATGGCCACCGCCTCCGTATGCAGTGGGTGCGCCACGAAGCACAGCCCGGCCAAGCCGGCCATCACGGTATCTTGCAGCCAGACATACATCAGCCAGCAACCAAGCCAGGCGACCACGATGTGCAGGCCGACGTTCACCGCATGCTGGGCGGCCGGCCCAGGCCCAAAACGACGCGCAACGAGTGCGTAGGAGGCTATGGTCAGCGGGCGGTAGTGGAAGTTGCGGTTGAGTTTTTCCGTGGCCTGGACATCTTGCCAGTAGTGTTTTTTGAATAATTGGCGCAAGTCGGTCGTGGCTGCGGCATTGGGGTTGTCGCGCACGATGCCAACGTCATCAACGACATAGCCGTGTTTGATGGTGTTGCCGAAGATCCACCACCCCAGGCCGCCAATCAGGCAACTCCAGATGAGCATCATCTGAACCGGCGACCATGTCCAGGCAATGACAACCGGCTGGTGAGCGGGCATAACTAAGCTCGGAAGTGACGGGAATGCTCGGCGGGAACCTGCCCAAGCCGTAACGAGGGCGCTGGTTCCAGCGACCAGTCGTGACGCTCGCCACGCGCGAGGCGGGCATAGCCGGCGGCAGCAATCATGGCGGCATTGTCGGTGGTGTACTTGGGGTGCGGAACTCGAATCTCAATGCCTTTCCGGTGGGCCAGGTCGGCCAGCGCCTGCCGCAGTCCCGTATTGCAGACCACCCCGCCGCCCGTCACGACCAGGCGTGGATGATAGGCGTCAATGGCGCGTTCCAGGACGCCAACCAGCGTATTGACCACGGCGCGTTGGAAACTGGCCGCCAAATTGCGAATGCTGTCGGGGGCTTGCGCGGAAATGTCTTCTGGATGAATGCCTTCTGGCAGCGGCGCAACCTGGTGCTCGCGGATGTAACGCAACACGGCGGTTTTGAGACCGCTGAAAGAGAAGTCGTATGGCGCATCGGGAATGAGCGGCGGGCGATACACCAGCGGCGCGTGGTCGGGCTGTCCGGCGCGCGCCAACCGGTCGAGGATCGGTCCGCCGGGGTAGCCCAGCCCCAGCCGGCGGGCTGTTTTGTCATAGGCCTCACCCGCCGCGTCATCACGGGTGTGCCCGATCCGTTCATAGGCAAACGGCGCGGCAATGTGAAACAGGTCGGTATGTCCGCCAGAGACAATGAGCGCCAGCGCGGGGTAATCCCAAGCTCCATACTCAAAAGTGGTGGAGAACATGTGTCCTTCGATGTGATGGACGCCGACGAACGGCACGCCGAGCGTCAACGCCAGGGCCTTGGCGTACGACAACCCGACCAGCAAGGCGCCGACCAAGCCTGGCCCGTAGGTGACGGCAATCCCATCGAGTCCCCGAAAGCCATCGTCCAACGGCTCCACGGCACGGGCGACGACGTCCGCAATGGCGTCTAAGTGCTGCCGTGAAGCAATTTCTGGAACTACGCCCCCATAAGCCTGGTGTAATGTCATCTGGGAGGCAACGATGTTGGACAACGCGCTTCGTCCATCCACGACGACGGCCGCGGCGGTTTCATCACAGGAAGTTTCGATCCCCAGAACGGTGCGCATGCTCGAAACGATACTAGGAATCAAAACGGCGGCACAAGGCGACGAAATTCCAATGGTCGTGCTAGGGTGAACGCATGACAGCATGCCGTCTGGCGCGCCCGGCTCGCTTTGCGTTGGCGCACTGACGTATGATTTTCTCCCGTGGAGGACTAACCCCCGATGATGTATGGATTTGACATGGAGCGCGCGCTGCGCGCGATGCGCGCGGAGTTGACTGACCATGGCGTGCAGGAACTCCGCACGCCAGAGGAGGTGGATGCCGTTTTGTCCAAGAAAGAAGGCACGGCGCTGGTTGTTGTCAACTCGGTATGTGGCTGTGCGGCCGGCGCGGCGCGGCCCGGCGTCGTGGAAGCGCTCAAGACGAGTCCGACGTTGCCTGATCACATCACGACGGTCTTTGCCGGACAGGACAAGGACGCAACCGCCCGCGCGCGCGAGTACTTCAAAGGCTTTGCCCCTTCTTCACCTTCCGTTTGGCTGCTCAAGGATGGTGATGTCGTGTTCAAGTTGGAGCGGCATCAGATTGAGCACCGCAGCGCGGCTGACATCGCGGCTGATATTCGCAATGCGCTTCAGAAGCACTGCGCCCAGACCAGCGCGGCAGCGGTCTAACTTGCAAACCTTTCATAGCCCACAAGACGTATGAGTCACTTCCCGGCGCCCGACTTGGTTGCGCCCGTCTCAGGCATTTCCGACGCTGACGCTTCGGCGTCAGCGTCACGTTACGCTTGGTACGTTCTGTTCATCCTGACCTTGGTACAGGTCGTCAACTATGTTGACCGGCAGATCATTCCGCCGCTGCTCAAGCCCATTCAAGATGAGTTGAATCTCAGCAACACGGCGGCCGGGTTTCTGGGGACGGCGTTCATGCTGGTGCATTCACTCGCCGCGGTTCCGCTGGGCATCCTGGCTGACCGGATTGCGCGGCGAAAAATCATCGCCGCCGGCATTGGTTTCTGGAGTCTGGCCACGGCGGGCGCCGGTTTTGCCAATTCGTATGTCCACTTGTTGCTGGCGCGTGGGGCGGTTGGCGTTGGAGAAGCGGCCTATGCCCCGGCGGCCACATCGCTGCTCAGCGACATGTTCCCGGCGCGGATGTGGGCCAAGGTGATCGGTATTTTCAACCTTGGGTTGGTCGTAGGCGCTGCCTTGGGGCTGGTGCTCGGCGGCGTTCTGAGCGAAAAGATCGGCTGGCGCTATTGCTTTCTCGTCGTCGGACTGCCGGGGTTGTTGCTCACGATTGTCGTCTGGCTGTTTCGGGAACCGGCGCGCAGCCACGCCACCGAACCAGCCAAATGGAACGACATTCTACAGTTGCTCCACATCAGATCGCTGTGGCTGGTCATTGCCGGCGCGGCCAGTGTGACGTTTGCGGCCGGAGCGCTCATCCATTTTCTACCAAAGCTCGTCACCGAGCTTTACGGGATTGAGTCGTCCAAGGCGGCTATCCGGTTGACGCCGATTGTGATTGCGGCCTTTTTGGGCGTGATTACCGGCGGCTTCACCGCGGATTGGCTCCAGCAACGACTGGCGGCCGGGCGTGCGCTCACCATGGCGGTGGCGTTTCTGCTTGGCGCACCGTTCTTGTACTGGGGACTCTACGCGCCAACGCTCAATCAGTTTATCTTTGCTGGCTGCATGGCAACTTTTTTCATGAGCTTCTACCACGGACCGGTCGCTGCTATCGTTACCGACCTTGTCCCATCGTCGTTGCGTGCCACGGCCATTGCCTTTTACATGTTTGCCATCCACATTCTGGGCGATATGCCGTCGCCAGTGGTGGTTGGCTTTCTGTCGGATGTAATTGCCGGTGACAACGCCGCGCCGTCAGCCGCGACAGATGCTCTCCGGCAGGCCATGGTGCTGTGTGTGGCGGCAACAGCGCTGAGTGGTGTGATTTTTCTGGCGGTTTTACCTGTGTTGCGCCGCCGGCCGTCGCCAGCCAGTCCGCTGCCCGCTTAGTTCCCCGTCACTGAACCGCTGTGCTGTGCTGTCTGTTATTCGGGGCTATTGGGCAAGTCAACGGTTGTGCCGAATGCCTTGCTAAGACGGGGCAGAGTTTTCTAACGTACGAGTCTTGCCAACGCCGCGCAGCACTGCCGGGAGAGGCTTTAGCTACAACCGATAAGAGCGGTCTAGGAGGTTTTGCCCGCTTATGACGATGCCGTACATGCACAGCGCATGCATCACTCGCCTTTGGCGCGCCGCCTGGCACGCCAGTCTGGCGCTCGGTTTTGGGATCGCTACGGTGCTAACGCCGGCGCTGGGCTATGCGCAGGATGACGCGCAACCCAAGAAGAAAAAACCGCGCAAGATTGAACTCGACAAGATTTATCAGCGTTGGGTCAATGAAGACGTTGATTACATCATTACGCCCGAGGAGCGCGCCGCGTTCAAGAAGCTCCAAACGGACGAAGAACGAGAAGAGTTTATTGAGCAGTTTTGGTTGCGGCGCGACCCTGATCCAGACACGCCGGAAAATGAGTACCGCGAAGAATACTACCGGCGCATTGCCTACGCGAATGAAAAGTTCACGTCCGGTATTCCGGGCTGGAAAACTGACCGGGGGCGGATTTACATCACGTGGGGGCCGCCCGATAGCGTCGAGTCACGTCCGGCCGGGGGGCCATACGAACGCCCAATCTATGAAGGTGGCGGAACAACGTCAACCTATCCATTTGAAACGTGGTTCTATCGCTATCTGGAAGGGGTAGGCTCCGGGATTGAGATTGAGTTTGTTGACCCAACGGGCAGCGGTGAATACCGCATTGCGCGCAATGCCGACGAAAAAGACGCGCTCCTCTTCGTGCCAAACGCCGGGCTGACGCTTGCCGAGCAACTTGGCTTGGCCTCGAAGGTGGATCGTCCGTTTTTCAGTCCGGGCAACCGGAACGGCAACAACCCACTCTACCCAATGCGGACGCAGGACATGCCTTTTGAGCGCCTGGCAATTCTGACCAATTTGCAGCGCGCGCCGTCGGTCCGCTACCGCCAGTTGGCGGAACGGGTTGACCAGCAGGTTGAGTTCGACGTGCTGCCCTTCGATGTGCGAACCGATTTCCTCCGCGCCGGGGAATCGGCCATCGTGACCACCTTCACGCTGATGTTCAACAACGGTGACCTAGGCTTCAAGGATGAAGGTGGAATCCAGAAAGCGCAGCTCAATATCTATGCGCGTGTGTCAGCGTTGACCGGCAAACGGGTGGGCATTTTTGAAGAAGCGCCGATCATCACCTATCAGCAGTCACAGTTTGAGGTTGGGCGCAAGCTCAGCTCGGTCTATCAAAAGAGCCTGATTCTGCCACCGGGGAACTACAAGATTGATTTCGTTGTCCGCGATGTGACGAGTGGTCACACCGGGATTGTGCGGCAGGGCTTTGAGGTTCCCCGCTACTCGCCCGAAGCCCTTTCGACCAGTTCGCTCATTCTAGCCGATCTGGTCGAGCCGGTGACGCGCGTCTCCGGCAGCCAGTTCATCATTGGGGCCAACAAAGTTCGTCCCAGCGTGACCCAGCGCTTCAAGCAAAGTCAGAGTCTGGGGGTGTACATGCAGGTGTACAACGTCCAGATTGACCAGGCCTCGCTGCGGCCGGCTATCGAGGTTGACTATGTCATCACCAATACGAAGACCGGACAGGAAGTGAAGCGGATTCGTGAGGATGGAAAGAATGGCATTTCCGACCTGAGCGGCTACGGGCAGCAAATCGTGCTTGGGCGACTCATTCCCCTTGCCGAACTTGAGCCAGGGAGCTACGAAGTCACGGTGGTCATCACGGACAAAGTTGCTCGGCGCACCTTGTCCCCCAAGACCTTCTTCACGGTTGAGCCGTCCAGGTCATAGCGCGCTGCGCTTCCACCCATGACCGGCGCGATGGGTGGAAGCCGGCTGCGTTTACGCTTCACGCTCCATGCGGCTCATTGATCGCTACCTCATCCGAGAAATCGTCCCGTACGTCGCCACGGTCTTCTTTTTGCTGACGGCCGTGATTTTTCTCCATGAGGCGGGACGTTTCTCCGAGCTTTTCGTTGTTTTTTCGCGGCGCGGGCTGTCGAGCACGCCGCTGCTCATGCTTGTCCTGTCACTCCTGCCCGGCATCGTCATTTTCACGCTGCCGATTGCGTTTCTGGTTGGCGTGACGATGGCGATGGGCCGGCTGTCGGGTGATAGCGAAATCGTGGTGCTGCAAGCGAGCGGGGCTGGGCACTGGGCGCTGCTCCGACCAGTGTTGATGGTTGGCATCGTGGTGATGGGGGTGACGGGATATCACACGTTTTACCTCCTCCCAATTGCCGTCAACTCGCTCAATCAGCTCAAGAAGACACGTTCCGAACTGCTCCTGCGAAGCATCGAGACCTACATCAAGCCAGGCACCTTCACGGAAGACCTGCCGGGCCGGATTCTCTATGTTGACCGCAGCGATGGCGACAACGTCTGGCAGCGGATCTTTATCGCTGAAATGGCGGATCGTCCCGACCAGGAACCAAAAATTTACTCGGCCGAGTCGGGGCAACTGGTCTTGGGCAAAACACTGCAAGAAAGCGAGTTGCGGCTTGAAAAGGCCCGGATTTACAGCCAGGAATCGCGCCAGCCAGATGAGGCGGCAAGCTATTTCATGAACGCTTCCGGGAAGCTGACAGCCAGTTTTTCGCTCGGTCGCGGTGATGAGGCCAACCCGGACCTTCAGGCGCGCCCACCCGGGCCAGAGCTACTGACCTTCCCGGAGCTTTGGGTTTTCAAGCCGACCACGCCGAGCCAGGCACGGGCCGTCGCCACCGAGTTGCATCGCCGGTTGGCTTTGCCGGCGGCTTGCTTGCTGTTCGCGCTCTTCGGGGTTGTTTTGGGCGTGACGACGCTCCGGAGTGGGCGGTCGGCTGGCCTCTTCGTCGGCATTGCGCTGGCGCTGGCTTTTTACCTACTCACGTTGGGCGGCGAGCGCTCGGCCCGAAGCGGTGCCATCCCAGTGGTCGTTGGGGTATGGCTACCCAACCTACTGTTTTTGGGACTTGCGCTGGGCATGCTGGGCGGCATCGGCCGCCGGCTGGGAGCCTGGGCCGGCTGGGGTTGGCTTTGGCGTGGCTGGGCGTGGTGCCGGGGCTTGGTCAGGCGCTTTGCCCTCCCGCTTTGGCAGGCGCGGCCCAGCAAGGAAAAGCCCCGCTGGCTGACGGAGGAAGCTTCTTCCGTGACGAGCCTGACGCCACCGAGACGGCTTGGGTTTCCGCGGATCATTGACGGCTTACTGTTCCGCGAAGCCCTTCGCTACTTTCTGCTGGTGCTGCTTGGGTTGGTGGGTATTTTTCAGGTGTTCACACTTTTTGAGCTGATCAACCCCATCGTTCAGAATCGCATCGGTGCAAGCGTTGTCGTTGGGTATCTGCTGTTCCTTACGCCGCAAATCGTGAACTACATGACGCCGTTTGCGGTCTTGGTCGCCACCTTGATCACCTTCGGATTGCTGGCCAAGTCGGCCCAACTGGTGGTGCTGTATGCCAGTGGGCAGAGTTTATACCGGCTGTCGGTTCCGTTTTTACTTGGGGCGGGATTGGTTGCCATGTTCATGGCGGCGACGCAGGAACTGGTTCTGCCGATGTCGAATCAGCGCCAGGACTACCTGCGTTACCAGATTCGTGGTGGGACGTTGCCGCCACAAACCTTCCACCAACGAAATCGTAAGTGGTTCCGTGGGCGTGAGCACCGAATGTTCAATTTCGCGGTGTTTGACACCGAGCGGAATGAGTTTGCGAGTTTTGGGGTGTATGAACTGCATCCCACGACGGCCATGTTGGTGTCGCGGACCTATGCCGCCAAAGCGCGTTGGGACGCCCTCACTGAAGAATGGGTCCTGACAAATGGCTGGCGACGAACCTTTTCAGCCGACGGACTGGAAACCCGCCGCCAACCCATTCAGGAGTTGCGCTTGAAGTTGAGCGAAACGCCGGATTACTTCAAGCAAAGCGCGACCGACATTGCCAAGATGAGCGTGGGACAGTTGCAGCAGCAGGTCGCGGAACTCACCGCCCAGGGGCTGGATGTCGAAAATCTGGAGCGGGCGATTCAAACTAAAATCGCCGCGCCACTTGCTTGTTTTGTCATGGTGCTCGTTGGGCTGCCGTTTGCCCTGACGATTGGCAAACGGGGAGCGATGGTTGGGATTGCGGTTGGCGTCGGACTGGCCGTGCTTTTTTGGGGCACCGTGAGCCTGTTTGAGCAGTTCGGCAACTACCGGACTCTCCCGTTGTTTTGGTCTGCCTGGGGGCCAAACCTGTTGTTTGGCAGCGGCGGCCTCTACCTTTTACTCTCGGCCAAGACCTGACGCTGACTGGTTGGCGGGCGACTCCCTGGCTTGGTTCGGAAATTTTCCAGAAGTTCAGCAAGACAACCTGGCTTGTCAAGTGTTACGCTTGATACACTCCAGCAGTTGAAGTCACGGACTGCAACGGAAACTTAACTCATCCCCCAATGCTCGGTTCACGTCTCGTCGGGGATTGTGTGGCGAGACGACTGAATGAATCGTCATTCACTACTTGGGAGTGCGCGCGCTTGCCCTATGACCATCAAAAACGCCATCTTCATTGTCTTCTTCTTCGCCGCGGTTGGTTACTTTCTGTTCAATGCCTGGCGACTCATCGAGTACATCCGGGTTGGTAAGCCGGAAAACCGTTTCGACAACCTGCCGCGCCGATTCTGGGATTTGCTTGTCATTGGCTTTGCCCAAACGAAAATCATGCGCCACTGGTGGGCGGGCGCGCTGCACGTCGCCGTGTTCTGGGGTTTTTGTGTCTTGACGCTGGCTTCGTTCGAGGTTGTCCTGGAGGGCTTTCATCCCCAGGCTTCGCTGTATTTCCTGCCCGGCTACGGGCCCTTGACGTTGCTGCAAGACGTGTTTGGGGTGCTCGTGCTGGCCGCTTCCCTGACATTTCTCTTCAGGCGCTATGTCACCAAGCCCAAGCGGTTTTCGGGCGCGGAGATGAAGCCTGAAAGCCGAATGGACGCCACGCTCATCCTGGCCATGATCATCGCGCTCATGGTGACGATGTTTGTTGCCAATGGGACGCATCCGGCGACAAACAGCGTGATTTTCGGCAACCGTCCTATCTCAGAGGTGGTTGGCTTTTATCTCGGCGGCAATCAAAACGAAGTCCTGTTTGAAGTTGCCTGGTGGTCTCATGCGGTCGTGCTGTTTGTCTTCCTCAACTACCTGCCGTTCTCAAAGCACTTGCATGTGATTGCCTCGCTCCCGAATGTGTTTTTCGCATCGCATCAGTCATCGGGCGTTCTCCCCAAAATGGACTTGGAAGCCGAAGACATCGAAACCTTTGGCGCATCAGATGTTGAGCACTTCACCTGGAAGCAGTTGTTCGATAGCTACACCTGCACCGAGTGTGGGCGTTGCACGGCCGTATGTCCGGCCAACAACACCGGCAAGCCCCTTTCGCCACGTAAAATCATGATGGACATCCGCCATCGTGTTGAGGAGAAAGGCGAACTGACCATCGGCAAGCTTGGGGCTTTCACAAAGGGCGTGGCCGCCAATGGTCACGGCAATGGTCACGGTGAAGTCGCGGAGAGCGTCAAGCATGCGCTCGCGCAAAAGATCATCGGTGAAGGCTTCATCACACCCGAAGAACTCTGGGCCTGCACGACCTGTCAGGCTTGTATGCAGGAATGCCCGGTCAGCATCGAGCACGTCCCGACCATTGTGGACATGCGGCGCAACCTCGTTCTGCAAGAAGCTGACTTCCCAGGCGAACTCAATACCCTCTTTACCAATCTCGAAAACAAATACTCGCCGTGGGCGTTCAGCCACGATGGGCGCGCGGATTGGGCGGAAGGCCTGGACATTCCGTTGATGTCCATGATTGAAGCCGACCAGAAGCAGGTCGAGGTGCTGTTTTGGGTTGGTTGTGCCGGCTCTTACGATGATCGTTACCGCCGGGTCGTCCAGTCGGTGGCGCGGTTGCTCAAACGGGCCGGAATCGCCTTTGCCATCCTCGGCAAGGAAGAAAAGTGCACCGGCGACCCCGCGCGGCGGGCCGGTAATGAGTATCTCGCCCAAACGCTCATCCAGGAAAACGTCGAAACCCTCAATAACTACAAGTCGCGCTTCAAGACGGTGCTTACCTCCTGTCCGCACTGCTTCAATGCCATCAAAAATGAATGGTCGCAGTTTGGCGGCACCTTTGAGGTCATGCACCATAGCCAGTATCTGTCGAAGTTGGTCGCTGAGGGGCGTATCACGCCGACGCAGAAAATCGAAGCCACGGCGGTCTATCATGATTCGTGCTACCTGGGGCGCTCCAACCATATCTATGACGAGCCGCGCCAAACGCTGGTTCAGATTGGCGCAAAGCTGACGGAAATGGAGCGTTCCCGCGACAAGGGCATGTGCTGCGGCGCGGGCGGGGCGCGGATGTGGATGGAAGAAGCCGGGGAACGGGTCAACGTCGAGCGCACACGGCAGGCGTTGGAAACCAAACCCGATGTCGTAGCTGCGGCCTGTCCTTTCTGCATGACGATGCTGACGGACGGCCTCAAGGCCCACAACGAGGAGCGGGTCAAGGTCTTCGATATTGCCGAGCTGCTCGAACAGGCTACCGGCGGCGACAAGCGTATCTAGGGCGTGATGGTTTTGGGGAAGGCAATACCCGTGGCTTGCTTCCCCAGCTCACCCGGCCGGGACGGGATCGAAATCGGCAACCTGTCGCGCCGTCCAGCTTTGCGGCGGGCATTCACCCGCCGCTTGAACCAGCCGGAGGATGGTGTCACCGAGCGCCCGATCCGGCGTGGATGCGCCGGACGTTAGTCCGATGTTGAGGCGTCCCGGTGGCAGCCACCCGCTGGATTCAATTTCCTGGGCCTGGAATGCCGGCTTGTGGCGGATCAACTCGGCCGACACGATGCAGTCCGGGGTGGCAATGTGGTAGGTCGGACACACGGCCGCGGCCATTTCACAGAGGTGTCCGGTGTTGCTGCTGTTGTAGCCACCGACAACCACCAGCAAGTCCAGGGGACGCTTGAGCAGTTCGGCTACGGCATCTTGCCGCACTTGGGTGGCACTGCAAATGGTGTCGAAGGAGCGGAAGCGGAAAGGTGTTTCATCCTCGCCATACCGAACCGTCATCGCCGCGCGAAGCCGCTCGGCAATGGCCAGCGACTCGCTGGCCAGCATGGTCGTTTGATTGGCAAGTCCGATCTTGCCGAGATCGCGCGTCGGGTTGAAGCCTGGCGAAGCCGCGCGCGCGAAAAAATCCCGTAGCGTTGCCGCCGGTTGCAGGCCGGTGATGACCGATGCAAGCTGTTCAGTTTCCTGGAGGTCGCGGACGACGACATACCGCCCACCCGGTATCGCCAGCACCTGTGAGCGAGTCGCCGTAGTTTCTTCATGGTCGTGCTTGCCGTGGATGATGGTGGTGAAGCCATCGCGGGCATAGCGCTCGACCCGCTTCCAAACATGAACGACCGAGCCACAGGTCGTATCAACCAGTGTGCAGCCCACGTTGCGCAGTTGCTCCAGGTCGGAGGCCGGCAGCCCAAAGGCCGGAATGACAACGACATCCTGCGGCGTCACGTCGGCGATGTTTTCGAGCTGGTGAATACCCAGCGCCGCAAGTCGGGCGTTGACCGTCGGATTATGAATGATTTCGCCGGTGAGATAGATCGTCCGCCCGGCGAACCGGCGGCGAGCTTCGTAGGCCAAGTCCAAGGCGTCATCCAC
It contains:
- a CDS encoding spinster family MFS transporter; translation: MSHFPAPDLVAPVSGISDADASASASRYAWYVLFILTLVQVVNYVDRQIIPPLLKPIQDELNLSNTAAGFLGTAFMLVHSLAAVPLGILADRIARRKIIAAGIGFWSLATAGAGFANSYVHLLLARGAVGVGEAAYAPAATSLLSDMFPARMWAKVIGIFNLGLVVGAALGLVLGGVLSEKIGWRYCFLVVGLPGLLLTIVVWLFREPARSHATEPAKWNDILQLLHIRSLWLVIAGAASVTFAAGALIHFLPKLVTELYGIESSKAAIRLTPIVIAAFLGVITGGFTADWLQQRLAAGRALTMAVAFLLGAPFLYWGLYAPTLNQFIFAGCMATFFMSFYHGPVAAIVTDLVPSSLRATAIAFYMFAIHILGDMPSPVVVGFLSDVIAGDNAAPSAATDALRQAMVLCVAATALSGVIFLAVLPVLRRRPSPASPLPA
- a CDS encoding tetratricopeptide repeat protein, producing MPAHQPVVIAWTWSPVQMMLIWSCLIGGLGWWIFGNTIKHGYVVDDVGIVRDNPNAAATTDLRQLFKKHYWQDVQATEKLNRNFHYRPLTIASYALVARRFGPGPAAQHAVNVGLHIVVAWLGCWLMYVWLQDTVMAGLAGLCFVAHPLHTEAVAMLVGRAELLAALGALGALAFALAEAKLALTDATAGGQRWLLAAGAGLCLLVGWLAKESAVLFFPLWLLILWANGQTASVPWQRALVAAGWRTGVACGLASLGFWFCHQRIQSGVPLAPIDFPMNPLAYAGLLERWATGVVLLMKYVGMHLWPFPLQVDYSFDSLPLVVDWRDRRLWSAGLGLAFFLAGVGLAYRRRSPAWVGLLFLLGSAALFSHFIRPLGFVFAERVMYLPSLGYGLALAAGFRVGWQALPRPLWRWALAGAVALLIGSLAWQTRQEVGFYRDSQTVLARSLAVGNQRSVWLWQAYGTEQLNAGHPDEAIRALDRARAILPLAETHAVLAKAYLAKGDSPAALAAARMAARLDPVWMPYRELFGILLFEAGRTDEAAAEFEAALGLAPADGKLHAQLAVIRRRQGRLPEAIHHYGVALQQFPTQPRWWMALGDLYVAAGNIETARRCYRKVVEVDSDAAARQEAEHKLAQLANRR
- a CDS encoding LptF/LptG family permease; this translates as MRLIDRYLIREIVPYVATVFFLLTAVIFLHEAGRFSELFVVFSRRGLSSTPLLMLVLSLLPGIVIFTLPIAFLVGVTMAMGRLSGDSEIVVLQASGAGHWALLRPVLMVGIVVMGVTGYHTFYLLPIAVNSLNQLKKTRSELLLRSIETYIKPGTFTEDLPGRILYVDRSDGDNVWQRIFIAEMADRPDQEPKIYSAESGQLVLGKTLQESELRLEKARIYSQESRQPDEAASYFMNASGKLTASFSLGRGDEANPDLQARPPGPELLTFPELWVFKPTTPSQARAVATELHRRLALPAACLLFALFGVVLGVTTLRSGRSAGLFVGIALALAFYLLTLGGERSARSGAIPVVVGVWLPNLLFLGLALGMLGGIGRRLGAWAGWGWLWRGWAWCRGLVRRFALPLWQARPSKEKPRWLTEEASSVTSLTPPRRLGFPRIIDGLLFREALRYFLLVLLGLVGIFQVFTLFELINPIVQNRIGASVVVGYLLFLTPQIVNYMTPFAVLVATLITFGLLAKSAQLVVLYASGQSLYRLSVPFLLGAGLVAMFMAATQELVLPMSNQRQDYLRYQIRGGTLPPQTFHQRNRKWFRGREHRMFNFAVFDTERNEFASFGVYELHPTTAMLVSRTYAAKARWDALTEEWVLTNGWRRTFSADGLETRRQPIQELRLKLSETPDYFKQSATDIAKMSVGQLQQQVAELTAQGLDVENLERAIQTKIAAPLACFVMVLVGLPFALTIGKRGAMVGIAVGVGLAVLFWGTVSLFEQFGNYRTLPLFWSAWGPNLLFGSGGLYLLLSAKT
- a CDS encoding GWxTD domain-containing protein, whose amino-acid sequence is MTMPYMHSACITRLWRAAWHASLALGFGIATVLTPALGYAQDDAQPKKKKPRKIELDKIYQRWVNEDVDYIITPEERAAFKKLQTDEEREEFIEQFWLRRDPDPDTPENEYREEYYRRIAYANEKFTSGIPGWKTDRGRIYITWGPPDSVESRPAGGPYERPIYEGGGTTSTYPFETWFYRYLEGVGSGIEIEFVDPTGSGEYRIARNADEKDALLFVPNAGLTLAEQLGLASKVDRPFFSPGNRNGNNPLYPMRTQDMPFERLAILTNLQRAPSVRYRQLAERVDQQVEFDVLPFDVRTDFLRAGESAIVTTFTLMFNNGDLGFKDEGGIQKAQLNIYARVSALTGKRVGIFEEAPIITYQQSQFEVGRKLSSVYQKSLILPPGNYKIDFVVRDVTSGHTGIVRQGFEVPRYSPEALSTSSLILADLVEPVTRVSGSQFIIGANKVRPSVTQRFKQSQSLGVYMQVYNVQIDQASLRPAIEVDYVITNTKTGQEVKRIREDGKNGISDLSGYGQQIVLGRLIPLAELEPGSYEVTVVITDKVARRTLSPKTFFTVEPSRS
- a CDS encoding (Fe-S)-binding protein, with the translated sequence MTIKNAIFIVFFFAAVGYFLFNAWRLIEYIRVGKPENRFDNLPRRFWDLLVIGFAQTKIMRHWWAGALHVAVFWGFCVLTLASFEVVLEGFHPQASLYFLPGYGPLTLLQDVFGVLVLAASLTFLFRRYVTKPKRFSGAEMKPESRMDATLILAMIIALMVTMFVANGTHPATNSVIFGNRPISEVVGFYLGGNQNEVLFEVAWWSHAVVLFVFLNYLPFSKHLHVIASLPNVFFASHQSSGVLPKMDLEAEDIETFGASDVEHFTWKQLFDSYTCTECGRCTAVCPANNTGKPLSPRKIMMDIRHRVEEKGELTIGKLGAFTKGVAANGHGNGHGEVAESVKHALAQKIIGEGFITPEELWACTTCQACMQECPVSIEHVPTIVDMRRNLVLQEADFPGELNTLFTNLENKYSPWAFSHDGRADWAEGLDIPLMSMIEADQKQVEVLFWVGCAGSYDDRYRRVVQSVARLLKRAGIAFAILGKEEKCTGDPARRAGNEYLAQTLIQENVETLNNYKSRFKTVLTSCPHCFNAIKNEWSQFGGTFEVMHHSQYLSKLVAEGRITPTQKIEATAVYHDSCYLGRSNHIYDEPRQTLVQIGAKLTEMERSRDKGMCCGAGGARMWMEEAGERVNVERTRQALETKPDVVAAACPFCMTMLTDGLKAHNEERVKVFDIAELLEQATGGDKRI
- the tsaD gene encoding tRNA (adenosine(37)-N6)-threonylcarbamoyltransferase complex transferase subunit TsaD, producing the protein MRTVLGIETSCDETAAAVVVDGRSALSNIVASQMTLHQAYGGVVPEIASRQHLDAIADVVARAVEPLDDGFRGLDGIAVTYGPGLVGALLVGLSYAKALALTLGVPFVGVHHIEGHMFSTTFEYGAWDYPALALIVSGGHTDLFHIAAPFAYERIGHTRDDAAGEAYDKTARRLGLGYPGGPILDRLARAGQPDHAPLVYRPPLIPDAPYDFSFSGLKTAVLRYIREHQVAPLPEGIHPEDISAQAPDSIRNLAASFQRAVVNTLVGVLERAIDAYHPRLVVTGGGVVCNTGLRQALADLAHRKGIEIRVPHPKYTTDNAAMIAAAGYARLARGERHDWSLEPAPSLRLGQVPAEHSRHFRA
- a CDS encoding BrxA/BrxB family bacilliredoxin, with amino-acid sequence MMYGFDMERALRAMRAELTDHGVQELRTPEEVDAVLSKKEGTALVVVNSVCGCAAGAARPGVVEALKTSPTLPDHITTVFAGQDKDATARAREYFKGFAPSSPSVWLLKDGDVVFKLERHQIEHRSAADIAADIRNALQKHCAQTSAAAV